The proteins below come from a single Tachypleus tridentatus isolate NWPU-2018 chromosome 13, ASM421037v1, whole genome shotgun sequence genomic window:
- the LOC143240500 gene encoding ras-related protein Rap-2a-like isoform X2: MSRMREFKVVVLGSGGVGKSALTVQFVSGTFMEKYDPTIEDFYRKEIEVDSAPCVLEILDTAGTEQFASMRDLYIKNGQGFVVVYSITNHQTFQDIKNMKEQIMRVKNLERVPVILVGNKIDIEQQREVSSMEGMSLAQLWGCPFMEASAKNKCNVNEMFAEIVREMNFTPELETSSHCCVVL, translated from the coding sequence GATGAGAGAATTCAAAGTTGTTGTTCTGGGTAGTGGAGGAGTTGGAAAGAGTGCTCTGACAGTTCAATTTGTCTCAGGAACTTTTATGGAGAAATATGATCCAACAATAGAAGATTTCTACCGGAAGGAAATCGAGGTGGATTCTGCGCCTTGTGTCCTGGAAATTCTAGACACTGCTGGTACTGAACAATTTGCATCTATGCgagatttatacataaaaaatggaCAAGGTTTTGTTGTTGTATACAGCATCACCAATCACCAGACATTTCAAGACATTAAGAACATGAAGGAACAAATTATGCGAGTGAAGAACCTGGAACGTGTGCCAGTAATTCTTGTTGGAAATAAGATAGACATTGAGCAGCAAAGAGAAGTAAGCAGCATGGAAGGAATGTCCCTAGCCCAACTCTGGGGATGTCCTTTTATGGAGGCCTCTGCAAAAAATAAATGCaatgttaatgaaatgtttgCTGAAATAGTCCGTGAGATGAACTTTACCCCCGAGCTAGAAACATCCAGTCACTGTTGTGTTGTTCTCTGA